From Tachypleus tridentatus isolate NWPU-2018 chromosome 8, ASM421037v1, whole genome shotgun sequence, a single genomic window includes:
- the LOC143222351 gene encoding ubiquitin-associated protein 1, with the protein MEYDRKEVIGYLEGVPVKIAEKFRPPRKVTLPLSFHPSFSLSTLQDDYDFNLEQQVIEYAAKYKLEKDVAEKVKTQKIASEIEQFTKNIAVAQSETDQIDQENGCEHPEKSDPSQIRYSVNACSSPNKTFYQSRYVNSTEDSVSQQSPISNLLEPAPILQPQRLLPPEALENKPTESINNQSKRLNLADFESDDFSPFDYMELKSINELEELNTVFQGMAGGGADPVTSTSPLYSSRSSAHHVINGGSVSYEHQFGSNSCGSVTGSSLYQALTTTTTRMDSNSGSISSMPVNREVSIPFYSSTSVPVNSYPLIKTPGSQEGSYSGVRFSPNSQVIRSESTCSQGSYLPRVMYNHTGRSVSVSEGSNTFFKHSVEPSTCFQPSSSLSETLRLKSSKSASDLRTLSDILEYENVNEISIRSVTPPPRPRTVSAAGAQVQWNKNLPVNSNSETEITTKNLCGLTTSNSKASAFPENVQLPNPYGELRTEEKYLVDTICDMGFPQDMVSRAVKHLGNNDKKVVDHLCQVQALVEKGYDGTEAETALHLHDYRVEEAVKYLDLMNQFSVLGFEKDAIKKALIRQKNDRDKALDALLLQ; encoded by the exons ATGGAATATGACAGAAAAGAag ttATAGGGTATTTAGAGGGAGTTCCGGTTAAAATTGCAGAAAAGTTCCGACCACCGAGAAAAGTGACTCTGCCTTTAAGTTTTCATCCCTCTTTCTCATTAAGTACTCTTCAAGATGAT tatgatTTTAATCTTGAACAACAAGTCATTGAGTATGCAGCAAAATACAAGCTAGAGAAGGATGTTGCTGAAAAAGTGAAGACTCAGAAGATTGCCTCTGAGATTGAACAATTCACAAAAAACATTGCAGTGGCTCAGAGTGAAACTGACCAAATAGACCAAGAGAATGGATGTGAACATCCAGAAAAGTCTGACCCCTCTCAAATCAGATATTCAGTCAATGCTTGTAGCTCTCctaataaaactttttatcagAGTAGATATGTGAACTCTACTGAAGACAGTGTTTCGCAGCAAAGTCCAATCAGTAACCTGCTTGAACCTGCACCAATACTACAACCTCAAAGGCTTTTGCCTCCAGAAGCATTAGAAAATAAACCCACAGAGAGCATTAATAACCAGTCAAAGAGACTTAACCTAGCAGATTTTGAAAGTGATGACTTCAGTCCTTTTGACTACATGGAACTGAAGAGCATTAATGAACTAGAAGAATTAAACACAGTATTTCAAGGTATGGCTGGAGGGGGAGCTGATCCGGTAACTTCAACATCTCCTCTCTATAGTTCACGTTCTAGTGCTCATCACGTTATTAATGGTGGTTCTGTGAGCTATGAGCATCAGTTTGGATCAAACTCCTGTGGGTCTGTAACTGGCAGCTCACTCTACCAGGCTTTAACCACTACTACTACTAGGATGGATTCAAATTCTGGTAGTATTTCATCCATGCCAGTGAATAGGGAAGTGTCCATTCCATTTTATAGTAGTACCAGTGTTCCAGTGAATTCATATCCACTCATAAAGACTCCAGGTTCACAAGAGGGCTCTTACAGTGGTGTCAGATTTTCTCCAAATTCTCAGGTTATTAGATCTGAAAGTACATGTTCTCAAGGTTCTTACCTCCCAAGAGTTATGTATAACCATACTGGGAGATCAGTCTCGGTTTCTGAAGGGTCTAACACATTCTTTAAACACTCAGTGGAGCCCAGTACTTGTTTTCAACCAAGTTCATCATTAAGTGAGACTTTAAGACTTAAAAGTTCCAAAAGTGCTTCTGATTTGAGAACACTGTCTGATATTCTTGAATATGAAAACGTGAACGAGATATCTATACGGTCTGTGACACCACCACCACGACCTCGAACCGTTAGCGCTGCTGGTGCTCAA GTGCAGTGGAATAAAAACCTCCCTGTTAACAGTAACTCTGAGACTGAAATCACCACCAAGAATCTCTGTGGATTGACCACCAGTAATAGTAAAGCAAGTGCCTTTCCTGAAAATGTTCAATTACCAAATCCATATGGAGAGCTGAGGACTGAAGAAAAGTACCTTGTGGACACTATTTGCGACATGGGTTTCCCACAAGATATGGTTTCACGAGCAGTCAAACACTTGGGCAACAATGATAAAAAG GTTGTAGACCACTTGTGTCAAGTTCAAGCTCTAGTTGAGAAAGGATATGATGGAACAGAAGCTGAGACAGCTCTTCATCTTCATGATTACAGAGTAGAAGAG GCTGTGAAGTACTTGGATTTGATGAATCAATTCAGTGTCTTGGGATTTGAGAAAGATGCTATCAAGAAGGCGTTAATAAGACAGAAAAATGATAGAGATAAAGCTTTAGACGCATTGCTTCTCCAGTAG